The stretch of DNA TCGTTCGCCAGGAGATTGCGCATCTCGACTTGGAGGCATATCGTAAGGCGGCAGTTGCTCTTCAAGAACGCCTGGAGAAGGAAGTTGGCTCCTTTTATAGGACTATTTGCACAGAGTGCGGTTCTCCAAATGCCCACGTCAAGTATTTCATCTGGGTAAAAACACTAAAATGTGATGAGTGTGGGATGACTTATGATTTATTTCCCGGGTATTTGCTTGCTGGAAACCAGCGCCATCCGAAAAATGTAATCATTTGTTCTGCTTGCGGCGAATTGAATGAGGTGGAGGATAGAAAGAAACTTAGTTGTTGTCACGCTTGCGGTGAGGTATTAAAAATTAGCGGGCCAGACACTCGCAACCATTCTGAGTGTCCTCACTGTGGGGAAATAAATACCTACCCTAAGCCTTCAAATGGCGCCCCTCAACACCGCATGATAGCAATAGAGTATCACTGTCCTTCATGTAAGCCCAACCATAAGGGCAGGTTCTTCAAAAAACCGGACCGGGAAGATCTGGAGAAATATGAGATAGCTTCTGAAGCTTGGAGACGATTATTGCCAAGTTTTGTACCTGATGATGAAATCCCACCTGGTGATGAAACTGACCGACTTCATAGATGGGGGTACCTGCGATACCGCGAGATGTTTAATGATCGACAGCTATTGGGATTGGAATTAAGCTGCCGGACAATTGCTGGGTTTAAAGACGAAAAGATTCGAAATGCATTAGCAACAAACCTTTCTGATTTGCTTCGTTACCAGAATATGCTTTGTCGTTATGATACGATGGCACTAAAATCACTGGACATATTTTCAATACACGGCTTTCCAGTCGGACTAATGCAGTGTGAGTCCAATCTACTGGGTATCTCAAATGGTGGAAAATACTCAAATATTGGAAGTGGCGGTTGGTCTAATATTATTCTCAAGTATGATCGCGCTAAAGCCTACTGTGATAAACCCTTCGAAATTCGGCATCAAGGCGGAAAAAAAGTACAAGTGGAGATTAGGGGCGAATGGATTGGAGAACACCGCAACACTTCCATTCCACCGGAAGATAGAAATGTTACACTTCATTGCTGCAGCTCAACCTTCGCCGACTTACCTCCAGGCTCCCTTGATGCTGTAATAACCGATCCGCCTTATTTCGCCAATGTGCAATATGCTGAATTGATGGATTTTTGCTATGTTTGGCTGCGCCGTTTGGCTATTGACGACGCAAGTGGAGTTTTTGATAAACATTCCACAAGGGACGAGAATGAGCTAACCGGTAATATTACGATGGAGAGAGGACTTTCACATTTCACTGAAGGACTGGCTGCTGCCTTTGTGAAAATGGCGCATGCATTAAAAGAGGGTGCGCCTTTAGCCTTCACCTATCATCATAATAAAATTGAAGCATATTTACCTGTGGCAGTTGCAGTCCTTGATGCTGGACTAACCTGCTCTGCCTCAATCCCTTGTCCGGCGGAGATGGGAGCTTCCATCCATATTAACGGGACGGGTTCATCAATAATTGATACGGTTTTTGTCTGTCGCTCAACCGGTTCAGTCCCACGGCGTACCATAGTATCCAAGCCTGAAGAAATAGCTGGACTGGTTAAAGAAGATTTGTATAGTATCCGAAAAGGAAACGTCAATTTAACGCATGGTGATATACGCTGTATTGCTTACGGACATCTCGTCCGTTTAGCTGTCTGGAACTTGCGCAAAAACTGGAATGTAGGCTTGTTAGCATCGGAGAAGATGAAGGTAGTTACACAGGCCATTGATAAACTCGGCGGTTGGCCTATTGTTGAAAGACTTCTATCAGATGTTTTGTCAAACATTCCCCGTTATCAAAGTTCAATAGCTCGCGAAGAACAAGAGCATTATGGAGGAAAAGAAGATGAAATATCCTTTTGAAGTGTCTTTCCCCTTAATTGAAGCCAATCCGGATGTATACATTTCCGCTGTCTTCTCCTGCCTTGAATCAGAGTTCCTGGTACTGCCTAAGGGCAATGGGTTTATTGACTACGCCGTATTTGAGAGGGGTTATGAGTCTTTAAAGCGGGTAACAAGCGGGTTCCAAAACATTGATCCGGTTTCTATAATAAAAGCTGCTTTTCAAAACCCAATGATTATTATTGTATTAAGGACAATGCTTGGATTTACTCCTCCGGAGTGGGCTTACGTAACTACACAACGCACAGGTATTGAAGTGAATCAGGGGTTCGTTCGAACCTTGGACCGCAATATTCGCATGTCACCTTTAACGCCATTAAGCAGTAGCCTCATTACAAAGGAACGAGTGGAAGCGCTGATAGAAACAGCTTGCCAGTTACTCAACTCACCGGTTCCTGAAGTGGGCGCCGATAAAATTCATCGCTTGGATAAGGCAGACACAAGTGCTGGTCCATCTGCTATAAGAGCGATGTCAGGTATAGGAGTACCTTATGCCATGCTTTTATATGAGCGATTCTTGGGACGACCCTTTGCCGGTCACAGGGACTCAGTTTCCGAATTAATTGGTGATAGTCTTGAGTCTGCTATTGAAGAAATACTGGCCAATGCGGGAGTTAGTTACAGGAAAACAAAGAGGGCTGAACGTATTGCAGGATTTGACCAGGCGCCGGATTTTATAATTCCCAGTGAGTTTAATCCCCAGGTTGTCATCGAGGCTAAAATTACTGAAGATGACGGTACCGCTCGTGATAAAGTAACACGTATACAGCACCTGGCTTCTATTAGTTTAACGGGAGATACAAAAAGCATGCCCAAATTTGAAGTTATTGCTTGTATTGGCGGGCGCGGGTTCGGTGTCCGTCGTGAGGATATGAAAAAGTTATTGTTTGCTACAAAAGGTAAGGTTTTTACACTTAAAACGCTCGACTCTCTTGTGGAATTCACACATTTAAAAGAATATAAAACAAAATAACTTTTTTTATCGTTATTTTTCATAAAGAATGGCAATTTGTCAATTTGTGTATAAAATAATAACATTCCAGCTACCAGGCTTGAACAAAGCCTGGTCTTCTTTATATGGACGAATATGGAGTTGATTAATGTTTGAAACCATCCCTAAACAAGCGAATATTACTAATATTCGATACAGGTTCCCCAAAAAAGTAACAGATGAAAGAAGCATAAAATAGGGCATATTTTATGCCCTATATCTTCCCTATTCCATGTGCACTTTTATAGGTTTCTACCGATGCTTTTAGCACTTCGAGTTCTTGAGTTAAATCATCGTGAGTTGGTCCGTATTCAAGTGTATCAATATTATAACTAGACTTCCAATCTTTTTCAATTGAAGGATGAACTCCCTCAAGGGTTACATTATAATGAGATTTTGTTGAACTTGTCCTGATGTAAACATTCTCTAGTAATAAGTTGATATCAGGATCATTTAATCCGTAACCAATAAATAAAATAGTATTTGTCATAAAAAGTGCTTGCAATATGCTATAAAATTCAGGATAATCCCTTTTGGCGCGAAAATACTGTCCTTTGGTAAACACAATAGTTCCTATATTATCAATATAACCGTGTGCATATACTAAAACCCTTTTATTAGATTTTATGGCATCAGAAAAGTTACTAGGATTATCATATATTACTTTTGTAATTGCTTGCACAGGAACAGCCTTTTCATATATTTTATCAAAGTTTGTTGTAATTATAATTTTGGGATCGATTTCGCTTATTAACTCATGCACTTGACTAGGCTGATAATCAGGGTTTGAAAATTCCTCCGCAATTATATGCTGATATGTTCCACTATCAATTAGATTATTAATACATTGTAATGCCAACAAGAATCTTTTTTCTTCAATTAGCCTGGCAATAAACCCCTTATCTGATGGATCAGTTATAAAAGAATCATTTATTGAGGTTAAGAAATTATCCCACGTTTTAGGCCTCTTGGGTACTGGATCTAAAGTTTTAGCGCCTGCAGAAACCCCTGCACCTAGGAAGAATATACACCTACTCCTAGCTATGTCTTCAATGAGTGACGGAGGCCAGTTAATTCTACTCATATAACTCACCCATATTGCGGAGTAATTTGATACACATATCTTCCATCAGTTCAGAATATT from Desulfoscipio gibsoniae DSM 7213 encodes:
- a CDS encoding DUF1156 domain-containing protein, coding for MIEKDFDIPFISDLALHEKRIQQNYRPIIAVHKWFARRPGTLFRGLLLSEFANGNLKDNFYKAHNLNKLKIADPFMGGGSPLIEANRLGCDITGYDINPMAYWIVRQEIAHLDLEAYRKAAVALQERLEKEVGSFYRTICTECGSPNAHVKYFIWVKTLKCDECGMTYDLFPGYLLAGNQRHPKNVIICSACGELNEVEDRKKLSCCHACGEVLKISGPDTRNHSECPHCGEINTYPKPSNGAPQHRMIAIEYHCPSCKPNHKGRFFKKPDREDLEKYEIASEAWRRLLPSFVPDDEIPPGDETDRLHRWGYLRYREMFNDRQLLGLELSCRTIAGFKDEKIRNALATNLSDLLRYQNMLCRYDTMALKSLDIFSIHGFPVGLMQCESNLLGISNGGKYSNIGSGGWSNIILKYDRAKAYCDKPFEIRHQGGKKVQVEIRGEWIGEHRNTSIPPEDRNVTLHCCSSTFADLPPGSLDAVITDPPYFANVQYAELMDFCYVWLRRLAIDDASGVFDKHSTRDENELTGNITMERGLSHFTEGLAAAFVKMAHALKEGAPLAFTYHHNKIEAYLPVAVAVLDAGLTCSASIPCPAEMGASIHINGTGSSIIDTVFVCRSTGSVPRRTIVSKPEEIAGLVKEDLYSIRKGNVNLTHGDIRCIAYGHLVRLAVWNLRKNWNVGLLASEKMKVVTQAIDKLGGWPIVERLLSDVLSNIPRYQSSIAREEQEHYGGKEDEISF
- a CDS encoding SIR2 family protein produces the protein MSRINWPPSLIEDIARSRCIFFLGAGVSAGAKTLDPVPKRPKTWDNFLTSINDSFITDPSDKGFIARLIEEKRFLLALQCINNLIDSGTYQHIIAEEFSNPDYQPSQVHELISEIDPKIIITTNFDKIYEKAVPVQAITKVIYDNPSNFSDAIKSNKRVLVYAHGYIDNIGTIVFTKGQYFRAKRDYPEFYSILQALFMTNTILFIGYGLNDPDINLLLENVYIRTSSTKSHYNVTLEGVHPSIEKDWKSSYNIDTLEYGPTHDDLTQELEVLKASVETYKSAHGIGKI